One genomic region from Anguilla rostrata isolate EN2019 chromosome 2, ASM1855537v3, whole genome shotgun sequence encodes:
- the LOC135249206 gene encoding uncharacterized protein LOC135249206 isoform X1 — protein sequence MSGRYKRRSLANAASMSGSVSCDERILRDCHQIYNDADSGLISIAQSVGLTLLPPRKKITVMLMGNHSAGKSSFINWYVDEHIQRTGVAIETQGFSFVTSGRKRESLTGKATLLLHPHFKHLQDFKGVLEYLTTEICTSRQKRFSLVTFVDTPGLVDGYMKYPFDVDQAILWLGSVCDLILVLFDPMGQALCKRTVNLVEKLNESQGEKLRFYMSKADEAGSDSDRQKVLMQIVQELCKRPGLNKCGFDMPTIYIPNPNKPCRSVNQIEEVCKTIEKTINQTVQITLNSLEKDCEVIAQAITDKLSTDRHRDADNLQSHCIGCMLCLLVFCLLFLLLAVLLLGSLSNPVLQMILGEECMEALTPYLVRVMKELDSVPIQDQLYCCGGLFMVSVTLLLLAYLAFRTHPTMSGWQKRQLKDKLEYIGKVMKKTKVVNSSCCLSMCIVLGWQKKLYEDYLHQSVGEYDMA from the exons ATGTCTGGGAGATATAAGCGCCGAAGCCTCGCAAATGCTGCCTCAATGTCGGGAAGTGTGTCCTGCGATGAGCGTATCTTGCGAGACTGCCACCAAATATACAATGACGCCGATAGTG GCTTGATCAGCATAGCCCAGTCTGTGGGACTGACTCTTCTACCGCCAAGGAAAAAAATCACCGTCATGCTTATGGGGAATCACTCTGCTGGCAAGAGCTCCTTTATTAATTG GTATGTAGATGAGCACATTCAGCGCACAGGAGTGGCCATTGAGACGCAAGGCTTCAGTTTTGTCACCAGTGGACGAAAGAGAGAATCTCTCACG GGAAAGGCAACgcttctcctccaccctcaTTTCAAACATCTGCAGGACTTCAAAG GGGTGTTGGAGTACCTCACCACAGAAATCTGCACATCTCGGCAGAAACGGTTCAGTCTGGTGACCTTTGTGGACACACCTGGCCTGGTAGATGGGTACATGAAGTATCCATTTGATGTGGATCAGGCTATTCTGTGGCTGG GCAGCGTATGTGACCTGATTTTGGTGTTATTCGACCCAATGGGCCAGGCACTGTGTAAACGCACGGTGAACCTTGTGGAGAAATTGAACGAAAGCCAAGGTGAAAAGCTGCGATTCTACATGAGCAAGGCAGACGAGGCTGGGAGtgactcagacagacag AAAGTTTTGATGCAGATAGTTCAGGAGCTGTGCAAGAGACCCGGCCTCAACAAGTGTGGTTTTGACATGCCCACTATTTACATACCCAACCCAAACAAG CCATGCCGTTCTGTGAATCAGATTGAGGAGGTGTGCAAAACCATAGAGAAGACCATTAACCAGACCGTACAGATCACCCTTAACTCACTGGAAAAGGACTGTGAAGTCATCGCTCAGGCCATTACTGACAAACTCAGCACAGACAG GCACCGCGATGCAGATAACTTGCAGTCCCATTGCATAGGCTGCATGCTTTGTCTGCTGGTCTTCTGTCTGCTTTTCTTACTGTTGGCAGTCCTGTTGTTGGGCAGTCTGTCTAACCCAGTCCTTCAGATGATACTGGGGGAGGAGTGCATGGAGGCATTAACACCCTATTTG GTTCGTGTAATGAAAGAATTAGACTCTGTGCCTATTCAGGATCAGCTATATTGCTGTGGAGGACTTTTTATGGTCTCTGTCACTCTCCTTCTCCTAGCATATTTGGCCTTCCG CACCCATCCCACCATGTCTGGCTGGCAGAAAAGACAATTGAAAGATAAACTGGAATACATTGGGAAAGTGATGAAGAAAACGAAGGTAGTGAACAGTTCCTGCTGTTTGTCAATGTGTAtagtattgggatggcag AAGAAGCTTTATGAAGACTACCTCCACCAGAGTGTTGGGGAATATGATATGGCCTGA
- the LOC135249206 gene encoding uncharacterized protein LOC135249206 isoform X2: protein MSGRYKRRSLANAASMSGSVSCDERILRDCHQIYNDADSGLISIAQSVGLTLLPPRKKITVMLMGNHSAGKSSFINWYVDEHIQRTGVAIETQGFSFVTSGRKRESLTGKATLLLHPHFKHLQDFKGVLEYLTTEICTSRQKRFSLVTFVDTPGLVDGYMKYPFDVDQAILWLGSVCDLILVLFDPMGQALCKRTVNLVEKLNESQGEKLRFYMSKADEAGSDSDRQKVLMQIVQELCKRPGLNKCGFDMPTIYIPNPNKPCRSVNQIEEVCKTIEKTINQTVQITLNSLEKDCEVIAQAITDKLSTDRHRDADNLQSHCIGCMLCLLVFCLLFLLLAVLLLGSLSNPVLQMILGEECMEALTPYLVRVMKELDSVPIQDQLYCCGGLFMVSVTLLLLAYLAFRTHPTMSGWQKRQLKDKLEYIGKVMKKTKKKLYEDYLHQSVGEYDMA, encoded by the exons ATGTCTGGGAGATATAAGCGCCGAAGCCTCGCAAATGCTGCCTCAATGTCGGGAAGTGTGTCCTGCGATGAGCGTATCTTGCGAGACTGCCACCAAATATACAATGACGCCGATAGTG GCTTGATCAGCATAGCCCAGTCTGTGGGACTGACTCTTCTACCGCCAAGGAAAAAAATCACCGTCATGCTTATGGGGAATCACTCTGCTGGCAAGAGCTCCTTTATTAATTG GTATGTAGATGAGCACATTCAGCGCACAGGAGTGGCCATTGAGACGCAAGGCTTCAGTTTTGTCACCAGTGGACGAAAGAGAGAATCTCTCACG GGAAAGGCAACgcttctcctccaccctcaTTTCAAACATCTGCAGGACTTCAAAG GGGTGTTGGAGTACCTCACCACAGAAATCTGCACATCTCGGCAGAAACGGTTCAGTCTGGTGACCTTTGTGGACACACCTGGCCTGGTAGATGGGTACATGAAGTATCCATTTGATGTGGATCAGGCTATTCTGTGGCTGG GCAGCGTATGTGACCTGATTTTGGTGTTATTCGACCCAATGGGCCAGGCACTGTGTAAACGCACGGTGAACCTTGTGGAGAAATTGAACGAAAGCCAAGGTGAAAAGCTGCGATTCTACATGAGCAAGGCAGACGAGGCTGGGAGtgactcagacagacag AAAGTTTTGATGCAGATAGTTCAGGAGCTGTGCAAGAGACCCGGCCTCAACAAGTGTGGTTTTGACATGCCCACTATTTACATACCCAACCCAAACAAG CCATGCCGTTCTGTGAATCAGATTGAGGAGGTGTGCAAAACCATAGAGAAGACCATTAACCAGACCGTACAGATCACCCTTAACTCACTGGAAAAGGACTGTGAAGTCATCGCTCAGGCCATTACTGACAAACTCAGCACAGACAG GCACCGCGATGCAGATAACTTGCAGTCCCATTGCATAGGCTGCATGCTTTGTCTGCTGGTCTTCTGTCTGCTTTTCTTACTGTTGGCAGTCCTGTTGTTGGGCAGTCTGTCTAACCCAGTCCTTCAGATGATACTGGGGGAGGAGTGCATGGAGGCATTAACACCCTATTTG GTTCGTGTAATGAAAGAATTAGACTCTGTGCCTATTCAGGATCAGCTATATTGCTGTGGAGGACTTTTTATGGTCTCTGTCACTCTCCTTCTCCTAGCATATTTGGCCTTCCG CACCCATCCCACCATGTCTGGCTGGCAGAAAAGACAATTGAAAGATAAACTGGAATACATTGGGAAAGTGATGAAGAAAACGAAG AAGAAGCTTTATGAAGACTACCTCCACCAGAGTGTTGGGGAATATGATATGGCCTGA
- the LOC135249206 gene encoding uncharacterized protein LOC135249206 isoform X3, with amino-acid sequence MLPQCREVCPAMSVSCETATKYTMTPIVGKATLLLHPHFKHLQDFKGVLEYLTTEICTSRQKRFSLVTFVDTPGLVDGYMKYPFDVDQAILWLGSVCDLILVLFDPMGQALCKRTVNLVEKLNESQGEKLRFYMSKADEAGSDSDRQKVLMQIVQELCKRPGLNKCGFDMPTIYIPNPNKPCRSVNQIEEVCKTIEKTINQTVQITLNSLEKDCEVIAQAITDKLSTDRHRDADNLQSHCIGCMLCLLVFCLLFLLLAVLLLGSLSNPVLQMILGEECMEALTPYLVRVMKELDSVPIQDQLYCCGGLFMVSVTLLLLAYLAFRTHPTMSGWQKRQLKDKLEYIGKVMKKTKVVNSSCCLSMCIVLGWQKKLYEDYLHQSVGEYDMA; translated from the exons ATGCTGCCTCAATGTCGGGAAGTGTGTCCTGCGATGAGCGTATCTTGCGAGACTGCCACCAAATATACAATGACGCCGATAGTG GGAAAGGCAACgcttctcctccaccctcaTTTCAAACATCTGCAGGACTTCAAAG GGGTGTTGGAGTACCTCACCACAGAAATCTGCACATCTCGGCAGAAACGGTTCAGTCTGGTGACCTTTGTGGACACACCTGGCCTGGTAGATGGGTACATGAAGTATCCATTTGATGTGGATCAGGCTATTCTGTGGCTGG GCAGCGTATGTGACCTGATTTTGGTGTTATTCGACCCAATGGGCCAGGCACTGTGTAAACGCACGGTGAACCTTGTGGAGAAATTGAACGAAAGCCAAGGTGAAAAGCTGCGATTCTACATGAGCAAGGCAGACGAGGCTGGGAGtgactcagacagacag AAAGTTTTGATGCAGATAGTTCAGGAGCTGTGCAAGAGACCCGGCCTCAACAAGTGTGGTTTTGACATGCCCACTATTTACATACCCAACCCAAACAAG CCATGCCGTTCTGTGAATCAGATTGAGGAGGTGTGCAAAACCATAGAGAAGACCATTAACCAGACCGTACAGATCACCCTTAACTCACTGGAAAAGGACTGTGAAGTCATCGCTCAGGCCATTACTGACAAACTCAGCACAGACAG GCACCGCGATGCAGATAACTTGCAGTCCCATTGCATAGGCTGCATGCTTTGTCTGCTGGTCTTCTGTCTGCTTTTCTTACTGTTGGCAGTCCTGTTGTTGGGCAGTCTGTCTAACCCAGTCCTTCAGATGATACTGGGGGAGGAGTGCATGGAGGCATTAACACCCTATTTG GTTCGTGTAATGAAAGAATTAGACTCTGTGCCTATTCAGGATCAGCTATATTGCTGTGGAGGACTTTTTATGGTCTCTGTCACTCTCCTTCTCCTAGCATATTTGGCCTTCCG CACCCATCCCACCATGTCTGGCTGGCAGAAAAGACAATTGAAAGATAAACTGGAATACATTGGGAAAGTGATGAAGAAAACGAAGGTAGTGAACAGTTCCTGCTGTTTGTCAATGTGTAtagtattgggatggcag AAGAAGCTTTATGAAGACTACCTCCACCAGAGTGTTGGGGAATATGATATGGCCTGA